A genomic window from Lycium barbarum isolate Lr01 chromosome 4, ASM1917538v2, whole genome shotgun sequence includes:
- the LOC132634785 gene encoding probable F-box protein At1g65740: MPDWSELQHDLLVLIVRRLNLIEDYLNFGTVCKSWHFVATKENFNSNLPRVPWLMLAEEEYDNTCRKFFSLCNGMILKKRIPKASGKRCMESMGWLITVGKDEGEISLLHPFSGVQIQLPHQNTTEHYEFNQTPVPWTFVQKAVLSGNPCHTSDYVLMVIEGHYQFLSFWRPGDLLWTRIRKPAYFPHISDVVYFSGHFYAVSYNGCVQVCAVVGNESTKSRIIAHLAPWIDGKYYILESLGSLFVVSQDGVDIRYVKDDRERIPLTHIQGEDDEEEKMYTYKTRNFLVFQIDLDTCKTTLTRDLGDRAFFLGANASLSVQASQFPGIKPNHIYFTDNCLGAYLHFEEGGGLDMGVFNLADGSIQPHYDGVSLSRVCPPIWVTPTPC, from the coding sequence ATGCCTGATTGGTCGGAGCTTCAACATGATCTACTGGTTCTAATAGTTAGACGTTTAAATTTGATTGAAGACTACCTTAATTTCGGCACTGTCTGCAAATCATGGCACTTTGTGGCCACCAAGGAAAACTTTAACAGTAACTTGCCTAGGGTTCCATGGCTAATGCTAGCTGAGGAAGAGTATGATAACACCTGTAGAAAATTCTTCAGTCTTTGTAATGGCATGATTTTGAAGAAGCGGATTCCTAAAGCGAGTGGAAAACGATGTATGGAATCTATGGGATGGCTTATCACAGTTGGAAAAGATGAGGGTGAAATCAGTCTGTTACATCCCTTCTCCGGTGTTCAAATCCAATTGCCCCATCAAAATACCACCGAACATTATGAATTCAACCAGACTCCCGTTCCATGGACCTTTGTCCAGAAAGCAGTTCTGTCAGGCAATCCTTGTCATACATCTGATTATGTTCTCATGGTCATTGAGGGACACTACCAATTCCTCAGTTTCTGGAGACCAGGAGACTTGTTATGGACCAGGATTAGGAAACCGGCCTATTTCCCACATATTAGTGATGTGGTATATTTCAGTGGCCACTTTTATGCAGTCAGTTATAATGGGTGCGTGCAAGTTTGTGCTGTTgttggcaatgaatccactaaaAGTCGCATCATAGCACACCTAGCACCATGGATTGATGGCAAGTATTACATCCTAGAATCACTAGGATCATTATTTGTAGTTTCGCAAGATGGTGTTGATATAAGATACGTCAAAGATGACCGCGAAAGGATTCCCCTGACGCACATCCAAGGTGAAGATGATGAGGAGGAGAAGATGTACACGTACAAGACAAGAAATTTTCTGGTTTTTCAGATCGATTTAGATACTTGCAAAACTACGCTAACCAGGGATTTAGGGGACAGAGCTTTTTTCCTGGGCGCTAATGCTTCTCTTTCAGTCCAAGCTTCTCAATTTCCAGGAATCAAGCCCAATCATATTTATTTTACTGATAATTGTTTGGGTGCATACCTCCACTTTGAAGAAGGAGGCGGTTTGGACATGGGGGTGTTCAACTTAGCAGATGGCAGTATCCAGCCACATTATGATGGTGTTTCTCTCAGTCGTGTTTGTCCTCCAATTTGGGTCACACCAACTCCGTGTTGA
- the LOC132634786 gene encoding F-box protein At2g26160-like isoform X2, which produces MAKLREMPDWSELQHELLILIVRRISLIEDYLNFGTACKSWHSVATKDNFNSDLPRVPWLMLAEEKDDNTCRKFFSLCNGMILKKQIPKASGKRCMESVGWLITVGKDEGEISLLHPFSGAQIQLPHQNTTEHYEIIKTKEPWTFIKKAVLSANPSHISDYVLVVIEGNIGLLSFWRPGDLLWTRIKKPIYFRHSSDVVYFRGHFYVVDYSGCVRVCDVAGSEPTKSYITAQVTPWLDGKYYILESLGSLFVVLQDGVNIRYVKDDGKRFSPCEDDEKKTSYTYRTRNFLVFQIDLDACRATPTRDSGDRAFFLGANASLSVQASQFPGIKPNHIYFTDNCLDAYIHFEGGGLNMGVFNIADGSIQPHYEGVSLSRVCPPIWVTPTFC; this is translated from the coding sequence ATGGCGAAACTGCGAGAGATGCCTGATTGGTCGGAACTTCAACATGAACTGCTGATTCTAATAGTTAGACGCATAAGTTTGATTGAAGACTACCTTAATTTCGGGACTGCCTGCAAATCGTGGCACTCTGTGGCCACCAAGGACAATTTTAACAGTGACCTGCCAAGGGTTCCATGGCTAATGCTAGCTGAGGAAAAGGATGATAACACCTGTAGGAAATTCTTCAGTCTCTGTAATGGCATGATTTTGAAGAAGCAGATTCCTAAAGCGAGTGGAAAACGATGTATGGAGTCTGTGGGATGGCTTATCACAGTCGGGAAAGACGAGGGTGAAATTAGTCTGCTACACCCTTTCTCCGGTGCTCAAATACAATTGCCGCATCAAAACACCACCGAACATTATGAAATCATCAAGACTAAGGAGCCGTGGACCTTTATCAAGAAAGCAGTTCTGTCAGCCAATCCTTCTCATATATCTGACTATGTTCTCGTGGTCATTGAGGGAAACATCGGGCTCCTTAGTTTTTGGAGACCAGGAGATTTGTTATGGACCAGGATTAAGAAACCGATTTATTTCCGACATAGTAGTGATGTGGTATACTTTAGGGGTCACTTTTATGTGGTCGATTATAGCGGCTGTGTCCGAGTTTGTGATGTTGCTGGCTCTGAACCCACTAAAAGTTATATCACAGCGCAGGTAACACCATGGCTTGATGGTAAGTATTACATCCTAGAATCACTAGGATCATTATTTGTAGTTTTGCAAGATGGTGTTAATATAAGGTACGTCAAAGATGATGGCAAAAGATTCTCCCCATGTGAAGATGATGAGAAGAAGACATCGTACACGTACAGGACAAGAAATTTTCTAGTTTTCCAGATCGATTTAGATGCTTGTAGAGCTACGCCAACCAGGGATTCAGGGGACAGAGCTTTTTTCCTGGGTGCTAATGCTTCTCTTTCAGTCCAAGCTTCTCAATTTCCGGGAATCAAGCCCAATCATATTTATTTTACAGATAATTGTTTAGATGCATACATCCATTTTGAAGGAGGCGGCTTGAACATGGGGGTGTTTAACATAGCAGATGGAAGCATCCAGCCGCATTATGAGGGTGTTTCCCTCAGTCGTGTTTGTCCTCCAATTTGGGTCAcaccaactttctgttaa